The nucleotide window TCGAAAACGCCGCGGCGTGGTTGGCGGGCTGAGGTATTGCCGCCGGAATACGCGCCGAGGGCGTGCGACAACCTGGCGCGACGACCTGCTGGTGCCAAGAGGAGATGTCATGAGCGGTCTGTTTCTCTTCCCCCACGCGGTGCAGCGCGATCCGGCGATCGAGGCATGGATGCAGGACCATCCGGGCGCCTTGGGCGCCATGGCGCGCTACTGGTTCGAGGTCCTGCGCGGTTGCGGCGACGACGTGCGAGAACTATTGCACGACGGGCATCCGACCGCGTGCGTCGGCGAGGCGGCGTTTGCCTACGTCGATGCCTTCACGGCGCACGTCAACGTCGGCTTCTTTCGCGGGGCCGAGATTGCCGACCCCTCGCACCTGCTCGAAGGGACGGGCAAGCTCATGCGGCATGTGAAGCTGCGGCCGGATAGCGATGTCGACGAGTCAAAACTCGTGCAACTGATCGCTACCGCGTACCGGGACATGAAAGCGCGACGGAAAATGGCGTAGTGCTTGAATGATCGTCTCGCGCACCGTCGGTTCGCCCGCGACAGACAAGTGGTCAGTCGCGAACCGCGGCAACTCTCATTCGTTGTTTACACCCGCTGAGGATCGCTAGCCCGACAAGGCCCAGCGTCCCTAGTGTCCGTGTCGAGGGCTCTGGCACGACCGAGAGCGTCACGTCCTTGGCGTTGTAATTCACGCTCCACTTCAGACCATCGTTGAGTGTTGGCAGCGTCAACGTGCCGAACTGGGTATTCCCGACGCCTCCGGTGGCTGTAATCAGTTCAAACGAGCTGCCCAACTTCACGTCGCTTGCCGATAGGCCGGTTGTTTTCAAGGTTCCCAGCAAACTCGCCTGCCCGGTGACATTGAGGGCATTGAAGACAAGCTTGTCGTTAATGGTTTGAAAGTCGATGTTGAGCGTGCCGCTGGCGCCCTGGACGTAGTCACCGCCGATGTTGAGATCGCCGTTGCGGATGCTGACCAGTCCCGAGCGGTTATTGAAGACCAGCGATTTGCCATCCGGCGCGCCAATCGTGCCGGCACCGAGGAAGCTGCCACCGGCTTGCAAGAGAACTTGTGCTGTGGTCAGCGTGGCCAGTCGGAATTGGGTCCACACCGCGTTGCCGAAGACGCTCAAAAATCCGGTGTTGACCGATCCGCCGACGGCCGTGAACGTGCCGATACCGCCAGGTGTCGTCGGATTTCCGCCGATAAAGAT belongs to Pirellulales bacterium and includes:
- a CDS encoding DUF1801 domain-containing protein yields the protein MSGLFLFPHAVQRDPAIEAWMQDHPGALGAMARYWFEVLRGCGDDVRELLHDGHPTACVGEAAFAYVDAFTAHVNVGFFRGAEIADPSHLLEGTGKLMRHVKLRPDSDVDESKLVQLIATAYRDMKARRKMA